A genomic region of Chaetodon auriga isolate fChaAug3 chromosome 11, fChaAug3.hap1, whole genome shotgun sequence contains the following coding sequences:
- the tm9sf3 gene encoding transmembrane 9 superfamily member 3, giving the protein MGSSRWKVAAAAFLVIVGSLLPVDADEHEHTYTDKEEVVLWMNTVGPYHNRQETYKYFSLPFCAGSKKTISHYHETLGEALQGVELEFSGLDIKFKDEVMQTTYCEIDLDKAKRDAFVYAIKNHYWYQMYIDDLPIWGIVGEADENGEDHYLWTYKKLEIGFNGNRIVDVNLTSEGKVRLVPNTRIAMSYSVKWKKSDVKFEDRFDKYLDPSFFQHRIHWFSIFNSFMMVIFLVGLVSMILMRTLRKDYARYSKEEEMDDMDRDLGDEYGWKQVHGDVFRPSSHPLIFSSLIGSGCQIFSVSLIVIIVAMVEDLYTERGSMLSTAIFVYAATSPVNGYFGGSLYAKQGGRRWIKQMFIGAFMIPAMVCGTAFFINFIAIYYHASRAIPFGTMVAVCCICFFVILPLNLVGTILGRNLSGQPNFPCRVNAVPRPIPEKKWFMEPAVIVCLGGILPFGSIFIEMYFIFTSFWAYKIYYVYGFMMLVLVILCIVTVCVTIVCTYFLLNAEDYRWQWTSFLSAASTAVYVYMYSFYYYFFKTKMYGLFQTSFYFGYMAVFSTALGIMCGAVGYMGTSAFVRKIYTNVKID; this is encoded by the exons ATGGGATCTTCCAGGTGGAAAGTGGCAGCGGCGGCCTTTCTCGTTATAGTGGGCTCTTTATTACCTGTCGACGCAGATGAACACGAACACACG TACACAGATAAGGAGGAGGTAGTTTTATGGATGAACACAGTGGGGCCTTACCACAACCGACAGGAGACATACAAGTACTTCTCTTTGCCCTTCTGTGCGGGCTCCAAGAAGACCATCAGCCATTACCATGAAACTCTCGGAGAGGCCCTGCAGGGAGTGGAGCTTGAATTTAGTGGCCTGGACATAAAGTTCAAAG ACGAAGTCATGCAGACAACATATTGTGAAATTGACCTGGACAAAGCCAAACGGGATGCCTTTGTCTATGCCATAAAGAATCACTACTGGTACCAAATGTACATAGATGACCTGCCCATCTGGG GCATTGTTGGCGAGGCGGATGAAAATGGAGAAGATCATTATCTGTGGACGTACAAGAAACTGGAGATCGGCTTCAATGGCAACAGAATTGTTGATGTAAATCTGACCAGTGAAGGCAAAGTCAGACTCGTGCCAAACACAAGAATCGCAATGTCTTACTCT GTTAAGTGGAAGAAGTCAGATGTGAAGTTTGAAGACAGATTCGACAAGTACCTTGATCCATCCTTCTTTCAGCACAGG ATCCACTGGTTCTCCATCTTCAACTCCTTCATGATGGTCATTTTCTTGGTGGGTCTGGTGTCCATGATTCTGATGAGAACACTAAGAAAGGATTACGCCAGATACagcaaagaagaggaaatggatGACATG GACAGAGACCTGGGAGATGAATACGGGTGGAAGCAGGTACATGGTGACGTGTTTCGGCCATCGAGCCATCCACTGATCTTCTCCTCGCTCATCGGCTCCGGCTGCCAGATCTTTTCCGTCTCCCTCATTGTCATCATTGTTGCTATGGTTGAGGATCTGTACACAGA gagagGATCCATGCTGAGCACAGCCATCTTTGTGTATGCTGCCACCTCCCCTGTCAATGGCTACTTCGGGGGAAGCTTGTATGCAAAACAAGgag GCAGAAGATGGATTAAGCAAATGTTCATTGGGGCCTTTATGATCCCAGCCATGGTATGCGGGACAGCCTTCTTCATCAACTTCATCGCTATCTACTACCATGCCTCCAGAGCCATCCCATTTGGCACCATG GTCGCCGTCTGCTGTATCTGCTTCTTTGTCATTCTGCCCCTAAACCTCGTGGGGACAATTCTGGGGAGAAATCTGTCTGGACAGCCAAACTTTCCCTGCAGAGTGAATGCTGTGCCGCGACCGATCCCTGAGAAGAAATG GTTCATGGAGCCGGCTGTCATCGTGTGTCTCGGGGGAATCCTTCCATTCGGGTCCATTTTCATTGAGAT gtatttcatCTTCACATCTTTCTGGGCCTACAAAATCTACTACGTGTACGGCTTCATGATGCTGGTCCTGGTCATCCTGTGCATTGTGACCGTGTGTGTCACCATCGTGTGTACGTACTTCCTGCTCAACGCTGAGGACTACAGATG GCAATGGACAAGTTTCCTCTCCGCTGCATCCACTGCTGTTTATGTTTACATGTACTCCTTTTACTACTACTTCTTCAAAACTAA GATGTACGGGCTGTTCCAGACATCCTTCTACTTTGGCTACATGGCTGTGTTCAGCACTGCCCTAGGAATCATGTGCG